One genomic region from Actinomycetota bacterium encodes:
- a CDS encoding redoxin domain-containing protein: MTDGSLKRNHADDGEPPVEGVDSGVRWPRWLALGGVFLTIAVAAAFGTRFGTDPTTVDSPLIGRPAPDVTLPYLERDGELALADLRGQVVVVNFWASWCVPCREEHADLVAAAAAYEDRGVTFLGIVYQDRREQAIAFLDELGRGYAHLEDPGSRAAIAFGLFGIPETFFIDADGVVAAKVLGKTDYPTLSATLDA, translated from the coding sequence GTGACCGACGGGTCGCTGAAGCGAAACCACGCCGACGACGGCGAACCTCCGGTCGAGGGGGTCGACTCCGGCGTGCGCTGGCCCCGGTGGTTGGCCCTGGGCGGTGTTTTCCTGACCATCGCCGTGGCCGCCGCCTTCGGCACCCGCTTCGGCACCGACCCGACCACCGTCGACTCCCCGCTGATCGGTCGCCCCGCCCCAGACGTCACGTTGCCCTACCTGGAACGCGACGGCGAACTGGCGCTCGCGGACCTGCGTGGACAGGTCGTGGTCGTCAACTTCTGGGCGTCCTGGTGCGTCCCCTGCCGCGAGGAGCACGCCGACCTCGTCGCCGCCGCCGCTGCCTACGAAGACCGCGGTGTCACGTTCCTCGGCATCGTCTACCAGGACCGCCGCGAGCAAGCGATCGCCTTCCTCGACGAGCTCGGGCGGGGCTACGCCCACCTGGAAGACCCGGGCTCACGCGCGGCCATCGCGTTCGGCCTGTTCGGCATACCCGAGACGTTCTTCATCGACGCCGACGGCGTCGTGGCGGCGAAGGTCCTCGGCAAGACGGACTACCCCACACTCAGCGCGACCCTGGACGC